The proteins below are encoded in one region of Colletotrichum lupini chromosome 5, complete sequence:
- a CDS encoding major facilitator superfamily transporter: MSDSLQVPDPARLQFYPPGGQKQTRFAPLPPRPPPPPGRHSFINARSSWMRRSQRFQPLGLEPPPSDRFSRLPRLSRLSYYPVANEYIEGVFNEKTALPPRWSFYVPDFDFDVEDFKKYDEKPENEDDEGPPTALKAFRVDFWDGDPDDPKNWSTAYRVLVVAMFALTTLATGIYSTAYSSGITQMSQELNVTNPSLPLLGISLYLVGLALGALIMAPLSETFGRRPMYIGGLTVFLGLIPLAALATNFTMVIVARFLGAVAGSVMLSNVGGSIMDITNPKYLPLAMSVYSFGPLNGPVLGPLMGGFLVEAFGWRSLNWMSLISTAVGALFIMTVPETYRPTLLRKKAAAKRQEEEDHRYWSDFDDTVPIFRRIRTAVSRPFILSFTEPVLMFWNIYISVIYAIVQLAYVAFPIVYTTERGWSVAISGLAFLGVFVGIALVLATEPLLRKLVNRQPKNPETGQQEPEAVVLLICIGAVLEPVGQLSFALTSLPIDIPFYWSVLSGVPFGYGFGLVFIYGTSYISKVFGMYATSASAGNLVFRSILGAVLVLVGKSMYAALTPRIAGITVGVAEVVLMPVPFIFYKWGKKIRQRSKLIQTLEEQAKKIS; the protein is encoded by the exons ATGTCGGACTCTCTCCAAGTGCCTGACCCCGCCAGGCTACAGTTCTACCCTCCAGGTGGACAGAAGCAGACCAGATTCGCTCCTCTCCCACCGAGaccaccgccgcctcctGGTAGGCACTCCTTCATCAATGCCAGGAGCTCATGGATGCGAAGAAGCCAACGCTTCCAACCTCTTGGACTTGAACCACCACCATCAGACCGCTTCTCCCGCTTGCCGCGGCTAAGCAGGTTATCATACTACCCCGTCGCCAACGAGTATATCGAGGGTGTCTTCAACGAGAAGACTGCCCTCCCTCCACGATGGTCCTTTTACGTACCAGACTTTGACTTTGATGTCGAGGACTTTAAGAAATATGACGAGAAGCCAGAAAATGAAGACGACGAGGGCCCGCCCACAGCCCTCAAGGCCTTCCGTGTCGACTTTTGGGATGGAGACCCGGATGACCCAAAGAACTGGTCGACGGCCTACCGTGTGCTCGTCGTCGCCATGTTTGCCTTGACGACACTGGCTACGGGCATCTACTCGACGGCCTACTCCAGTGGTATCACCCAGATGAGCCAAGAGCTCAACGTCACCAACCCTTCGCTACCTCTCCTCGGTATCTCTCTTTACCTCGTCGGCCTTGCCCTTGGTGCCCTTATCATGGCACCTTTGAGTGAGACCTTCGGCCGAAGACCAATGTACATTGGCGGCCTGACAGTATTCTTGGGACTGATTCCTCTCGCCGCACTGGCAACCAACTTCACGATGGTCATCGTGGCACGTTTCTTAGG TGCTGTCGCGGGAAGTGTCATGCTTTCCAACGTTGGCGGCTCCATCATGGACATCACGAACCCCAAATACTTGCCGCTGGCTATGTCAGTGTACTCATTCGGACCCCTCAACGGTCCCGTCCTCGGGCCTCTCATG GGCGGATTTCTCGTTGAAGCCTTCGGCTGGAGATCACTCAACTGGATGTCATTGATCTCAACAGCCGTCGGAGCTCTCTTCATCATGACCGTTCCAGAGACGTACCGGCCTACACTTCTGAGAAAGAAGGCTGCTGCAAAGCggcaagaagaggaagaccaCAGATACTGGTCCGACTTTGACGACACCGTCCCTATTTTCCGCAGAATCAGGACGGCCGTGTCCCGTCCCTTCATCCTGTCCTTCACTGAGCCCGTGCTCATGTTCTGGAACATTTACATATCTGTCATTTACGCCATCGTCCAGTTGGCCTACGTCGCATTTCCTATTGTCTACACCACCGAGCGCGGCTGGAGCGTCGCCATTTCTGGTCTCGCCTTCCTCGGCGTCTTTGTCGGTATCGCGCTCGTCCTAGCCACCGAGCCGCTTCTCAGAAAGCTGGTCAATCGCCAACCCAAGAACCCGGAGACTGGCCAACAGGAGCCAGAGGCAGTCGTCCTTCTCATCTGCATCGGTGCGGTCCTGGAGCCCGTCGGCCAGCTCTCATTCGCTCTGACTTCCCTACCCATCGACATCCCCTTTTACTGGAGTGTCCTATCTGGTGTCCCCTTCGGCTACGGCTTCGGCCTCGTCTTCATTTACGGAACCAGCTACATCTCAAAAGTCTTTGGCATGTACGCGACCTCCGCCTCAGCCGGTAACCTCGTCTTCAGATCTATTCTGGGCGCCGTGTTGGTGCTCGTCGGCAAGAGCATGTACGCCGCCCTGACACCGCGCATCGCGGGCATTACGGTCGGTGTCGCCGAGGTCGTGCTCATGCCCGTCCCCtttatcttttataagtgGGGCAAGAAGATTCGGCAGAGAAGCAAACTTATTCAAACTTTAGAGGAGCAAGCGAAGAAGATATCTTAA
- a CDS encoding SIS domain-containing protein, protein MVPPRSGSAMGMRSRGPVELNVNLAKSYEIRGPKSPMPRSPLRDVTHEDRRASSSYEDRLDGAIHVLRTEANALMALTQLYSSERVCRDGFYRSVDALVRHRDHRGKVVFIGVGKSGWIAKKLTATFSSLGLPAVFLHPTEALHGDLGIVGEYDTLIMITFSGKTPELMLLLPHLNKKCPLILLTSPTSMETCEIAKARPDLILLPAPIPESEKDTFGVSAPTTSTTMAIAMGDALAYVASKEMYSSVSSVFAKNHPGGAIGQAFKTK, encoded by the coding sequence ATGGTTCCTCCTCGCTCTGGATCTGCTATGGGCATGCGCAGCCGCGGCCCCGTAGAGCTCAACGTCAACCTCGCCAAATCATATGAGATCCGCGGTCCCAAGTCACCCATGCCCAGATCTCCTCTCCGCGACGTCACCCACGAGGACCGCAGGGCCTCATCATCATACGAAGACCGGCTCGATGGCGCCATCCACGTCCTCCGCACTGAAGCAAACGCCCTCATGGCCCTTACTCAGCTCTACTCCTCCGAGCGCGTCTGCCGCGACGGCTTCTACCGCTCCGTTGATGCTCTTGTCCGCCACCGCGATCACCGCGGCAAGGTCGTCTTCATCGGCGTCGGCAAGTCTGGCTGGATTGCGAAGAAGCTCACTGCCACCTTCAGCAGCTTGGGTCTCCCCGCCGTCTTCCTTCACCCCACTGAGGCCCTCCACGGTGACCTGGGCATTGTGGGAGAGTACGACACCCTCATCATGATCACCTTCTCCGGAAAGACCCCCGAGCTCATGCTCCTCCTGCCTCACCTCAACAAGAAGTGCCCTCTCATCCTCCTCACTTCACCCACCAGCATGGAGACATGCGAGATCGCAAAGGCCCGCCCTGATCTCATCCTCCTCCCTGCTCCCATCCCCGAGTCCGAGAAGGATACCTTTGGCGTCTCTGCGCCTACCACTTCTACGACCATGGCCATTGCCATGGGCGATGCCTTGGCGTATGTTGCTTCAAAGGAGATGTACTCATCGGTATCATCAGTCTTTGCAAAGAACCACCCCGGTGGCGCCATTGGCCAGGCTTTCAAGACAAAATAA
- a CDS encoding sugar 1,4-lactone oxidase: MRVRCPIHNLCQRERRAALNKSPSTLDHHPGRLEFDFASSEPGVIVVNYHRRREQAPTLTMAAVASLDPHIRGIIDDAAADGIPFRAKSAHFHTTWARTFSSLPELFIQPQSQQEVEKAVKLARRCRRRITTVGHAHSPSDLTCTSNWLVNLDGFKKVLSVDKETGLVVMQAGIRLWQLTEELNKHGLSFPVLGSVNEQSIAGVISTGTRGSTLKYGLLSEAISSLKIVLANGETVSCSPDENPDLFRGATLSLGALGIITEVSFRAVPAFSLHWQQTIQADYKMLDAWKQDNKLWTQSDFVRVWWLPYTRRAVVWKADIVTKEDLESGKEKNRDPPVGYYDGALGYHIYHNLLYLSRYIPRILPWVEWFVFGMQYGFNDGYTSSAIQPMDKALWMNCLYSQFVNEWAIPLHRGPEALMRLGSWLNKLKPGDPDYVDHGIPFSAEGLYVHSPVEVRVCDATVHTSAEQRNRPFLDSTVKDGPTLNLNATMYRPYDLDPPGLKRWMQGFEWLMRDLGGKPHWAKNFSVKNEEFAEWYGDDMVQWRRVRDEVDPDGLFVGPWHRQFVLDPKSALLKFEEFEKTRHDAGRGVTVYGTRLEIEDADADVKA, translated from the exons ATGCG GGTGCGTTGTCCAATTCATAATCTTTGCCAACGAGAGAGGCGGGCGGCACTTAACAAAAGCCCCTCAACCTTGGATCATCATCCGGGTCGTCTGGAGTTCGACTTTGCTTCTTCCGAGCCCGGTGTAATAGTTGTTAATTATCATCGTCGACGAGAGCAGGCTCCGACACTCACAATGGCCGCCGTTGCGTCCCTGGACCCTCACATTCGCGGCATCATCGATGATGCCGCCGCCGATGGCATCCCGTTCCGGGCCAAGTCGGCTCACTTCCACACCACCTGGGCGCGCACCTTCTCATCGCTGCCGGAGCTCTTCATCCAGCCTCAGTCGCAGCAGGAGGTTGAGAAGGCTGTCAAGCTTGCGCGCCGGTGCAGACGGCGTATCACCACTGTCGGCCATGCACACTCACCTTCGGACCTCACGTGCACGAGTAACTGGCTGGTCAACCTCGATGGATTCAAGAAAGTGTTATCTGTCGATA AGGAGACTGGTCTCGTTGTCATGCAAGCCGGCATCCGGCTATGGCAACTCACTGAGGAGCTGAATAAGCATGGCCTCTCATTCCCTGTGCTGGGTAGCGTCAACGAGCAGAGCATCGCCGGCGTCATCAGCACAGGAACCCGCGGCAGCACCCTGAAATACGGTCTGCTTTCCGAGGCCATTTCCTCCCTCAAGATCGTCCTTGCCAACGGTGAGACGGTCTCATGCTCGCCGGACGAGAACCCGGATCTCTTCCGCGGCGCCACGCTGTCGCTCGGCGCCCTCGGCATCATTACCGAGGTCAGCTTCCGTGCCGTGCCGGCTTTTAGCTTGCACTGGCAGCAGACGATCCAGGCCGACTACAAGATGCTCGACGCCTGGAAGCAAGACAACAAGCTGTGGACCCAGTCCGACTTTGTCCGGGTGTGGTGGCTGCCTTATACCAGGAGGGCCGTGGTCTGGAAGGCAGACATTGTCACAAAGGAAGACCTCGAGTCCGGAAAGGAGAAGAACCGAGATCCGCCAGTCGGCTACTACGATGGAGCTCTCGGTTATCACATATACCACAACCTCCTTTACCTATCGCGTTACATCCCTCGCATCCTGCCCTGGGTTGAATG GTTCGTGTTCGGCATGCAATACGGCTTCAATGATGGTTACACCTCATCAGCCATCCAGCCCATGGATAAGGCTTTGTGGATGAACTGTCTCTACAGCCAATTCGTCAACGAGTGGGCCATCCCGCTCCACCGCGGGCCCGAGGCCCTGATGCGTCTCGGATCCTGGCTCAACAAGCTCAAGCCGGGCGACCCCGACTACGTCGACCACGGCATTCCCTTCTCTGCTGAGGGCCTCTACGTGCACTCGCCCGTCGAGGTCCGCGTCTGCGACGCCACCGTCCACACCAGCGCTGAGCAGCGCAACAGACCCTTCCTCGACAGCACCGTCAAGGACGGTCCCACGCTCAACCTCAACGCGACGATGTACCGTCCCTACGACCTCGACCCACCCGGCCTGAAGCGCTGGATGCAGGGCTTCGAGTGGTTGATGCGTGACCTCGGTGGCAAGCCGCACTGGGCTAAGAACTTCAGCGTCAAGAACGAGGAGTTTGCTGAGTGGTACGGTGATGACATGGTCCAGTGGCGTCGTGTGCGTGATGAGGTTGACCCCGACGGACTGTTCGTCGGACCTTGGCACCGGCAGTTTGTGCTGGATCCCAAGAGCGCTCTTCTCAAGTTTGAGGAGTTTGAGAAGACGAGGCATGATGCTGGCCGGGGTGTAACCGTATACGGCACCCGTCTGGAGATCGAAGATGCCGATGCTGATGTCAAGGCATGA